In Novosphingobium sp. 9U, one DNA window encodes the following:
- the gltX gene encoding glutamate--tRNA ligase, with amino-acid sequence MTVVTRFAPSPTGHLHVGNVRAALHNFLLAKHHGGRFLLRIDDTDAERSREEYVEAIRADLAWLGIVPEAEERQSQRFEIYEEAFARLADAGRVYPCWETPQELDLKRKVLLGRGLPPVYDRAALQIPEIERMRRIADGDMPHWRFLLDRDAAITWDDGIRGPQKFDPAQMSDPVVRRADRSWLYMLPSVIDDVAMGVTDVLRGEDHVSNTASQVQMFEALGAPLPRFAHEALLTGAEGKLSKRLGSLGIAHFREIGIEPAALVALLARLGTSDSIDPALDVEALAASFDLSRFGRAPARFDEAELERVNAAVVHALPFEAVAARLPEGMDASAWEVVRPNLSHVHEAADWWQVVTGPIASPEVSDEDRAYLSQAAQALEENWGEDPWHALTGALKASTGRKGKALFLPLRQALTGMDHGPDMGALLPLIGRDRALERLRSGA; translated from the coding sequence ATGACCGTCGTCACCCGCTTCGCCCCATCGCCCACCGGCCACCTCCACGTCGGCAACGTGCGCGCGGCGCTGCACAACTTCCTGCTCGCCAAGCACCACGGCGGCCGCTTCTTGCTGCGCATCGACGACACCGACGCCGAGCGCAGCCGCGAGGAATACGTCGAGGCGATCCGGGCCGATCTCGCCTGGCTCGGCATCGTGCCGGAAGCCGAGGAACGCCAGTCCCAGCGGTTCGAGATCTACGAGGAGGCTTTCGCCCGCCTCGCCGATGCCGGTCGTGTCTACCCCTGCTGGGAGACGCCGCAGGAGCTGGACCTCAAGCGCAAGGTCCTGCTTGGGCGCGGGCTGCCGCCGGTCTACGATCGCGCCGCGCTGCAGATCCCGGAGATCGAGCGCATGCGCCGCATCGCCGACGGTGACATGCCGCACTGGCGCTTCCTGCTGGACCGCGATGCAGCGATCACCTGGGATGACGGGATCCGCGGACCCCAGAAGTTCGATCCTGCGCAGATGTCGGACCCCGTCGTGCGCCGCGCGGATCGCTCGTGGCTCTACATGCTGCCATCGGTGATCGATGACGTCGCCATGGGCGTGACCGACGTGCTGCGCGGCGAGGACCACGTCTCCAACACCGCGTCACAGGTGCAGATGTTCGAAGCGCTCGGTGCCCCGCTCCCCCGCTTCGCGCACGAGGCGCTGCTGACCGGAGCCGAAGGCAAGCTGTCGAAGCGGCTGGGATCGCTGGGCATCGCGCACTTCCGCGAGATCGGCATCGAGCCGGCGGCGCTTGTGGCGCTGCTTGCGCGGCTGGGCACGAGCGATTCGATCGACCCGGCGCTCGATGTCGAGGCGCTCGCGGCATCGTTCGACCTATCGCGCTTCGGCCGCGCACCCGCGCGGTTCGACGAGGCGGAGCTGGAGCGGGTGAACGCCGCGGTAGTCCACGCGCTGCCGTTCGAAGCCGTTGCCGCCCGCCTGCCCGAGGGCATGGATGCGAGCGCCTGGGAGGTGGTGCGGCCCAACCTTTCGCACGTGCACGAGGCGGCGGATTGGTGGCAGGTGGTGACCGGGCCGATTGCGTCACCGGAGGTCTCGGACGAGGACCGCGCCTATCTTTCGCAAGCGGCGCAGGCGTTGGAAGAGAACTGGGGCGAGGATCCCTGGCATGCGCTCACCGGCGCGCTGAAGGCGAGTACGGGGCGCAAGGGCAAGGCGCTTTTCCTGCCGTTGCGGCAGGCCTTGACGGGCATGGACCACGGGCCGGACATGGGGGCGCTGCTGCCGCTGATCGGGCGCGATCGGGCTTTGGAGCGGTTGCGTTCGGGCGCTTGA
- a CDS encoding pseudouridine synthase, whose translation MSRLILFNKPYGVLSQFTDRGTDGGRATLSDYIDLPGVYPAGRLDRDSEGLLLLTDDGRLQARIADPKYKLAKTYWVQVEGEPDDTALSALRRGVTLNDGLTRPAEAERIASPELWPRDPPVRFRKSVPDCWLALTIREGRNRQVRRMTAAVGHPTLRLVRVRIGNWALDGLMPGEWQEVSV comes from the coding sequence ATGTCCCGCCTGATCCTGTTCAACAAGCCATACGGCGTGCTCAGCCAATTCACCGACCGCGGCACCGATGGTGGCCGCGCGACGCTGTCGGACTACATCGACCTGCCCGGCGTCTACCCCGCCGGGCGCCTCGACCGGGACAGCGAGGGGCTGCTGCTGCTGACGGACGACGGGCGACTGCAGGCCCGCATCGCAGACCCGAAGTACAAGCTGGCCAAGACCTACTGGGTGCAAGTCGAAGGCGAGCCTGATGATACCGCGCTATCCGCGCTACGCCGCGGTGTCACACTGAACGATGGCCTGACTCGCCCGGCCGAAGCGGAGCGGATCGCCAGCCCCGAACTCTGGCCGCGCGATCCGCCGGTGCGGTTCCGCAAGTCGGTGCCGGACTGCTGGCTCGCGCTGACCATTCGCGAGGGACGCAATCGTCAGGTGAGGCGCATGACCGCTGCGGTGGGCCATCCCACGCTGCGCTTGGTGCGGGTGCGCATTGGGAACTGGGCGCTCGACGGACTGATGCCGGGAGAGTGGCAGGAGGTTTCGGTCTGA
- a CDS encoding 3-hydroxybutyrate dehydrogenase, which yields MKLHDKACIVTGAASGIGNAIAHRFASEGGKVAIADLNLEASQKAADDIKAKYGTDALAIAMDVTSEEQVNAGVAQVASTWGGVDVLVSNAGIQIVNPVENYAFSDWKKMLAIHLDGAFLTSKAVLPHMYAKGSGSILFMGSVHSKEASPLKSAYVTAKHGLLGLARVIAKEGGKKGVRTNVICPGFVRTPLVDKQIPEQAKELGISEDEVVKKVMLGQTVDGEFTTVEDIAEVALFFAGFETNALNGQSLVASHGWFME from the coding sequence ATGAAGCTTCACGATAAAGCCTGCATCGTCACCGGCGCGGCGAGCGGCATCGGCAACGCTATCGCGCATCGCTTCGCGTCCGAGGGCGGCAAGGTCGCCATTGCCGACTTGAACCTGGAGGCCTCACAGAAGGCCGCGGACGACATCAAGGCAAAGTACGGCACCGATGCGCTGGCGATCGCCATGGACGTCACCAGCGAGGAGCAGGTGAATGCCGGCGTTGCGCAGGTGGCCTCGACATGGGGCGGCGTCGATGTGCTGGTCAGCAACGCTGGCATCCAGATCGTCAACCCGGTCGAGAACTATGCGTTCTCGGATTGGAAGAAGATGCTGGCGATCCACTTGGACGGCGCGTTCCTCACCTCCAAGGCGGTGCTGCCGCACATGTATGCCAAGGGATCGGGCTCGATCCTGTTCATGGGCTCGGTCCACTCCAAGGAGGCCAGCCCGCTCAAGAGCGCCTACGTCACCGCCAAGCACGGGCTGCTGGGCCTCGCGCGCGTGATCGCCAAGGAAGGCGGCAAGAAGGGCGTGCGCACCAACGTGATCTGCCCCGGCTTCGTGCGCACGCCGTTGGTGGACAAGCAGATCCCGGAGCAGGCCAAGGAACTGGGCATCTCGGAGGACGAGGTGGTCAAGAAGGTCATGCTGGGCCAGACCGTGGACGGCGAATTCACCACTGTCGAGGACATCGCCGAAGTCGCGCTGTTCTTCGCAGGGTTCGAGACCAATGCGCTGAACGGCCAGTCGCTGGTGGCGAGCCACGGGTGGTTCATGGAGTAA
- a CDS encoding patatin-like phospholipase family protein: MPHAHDQHPPQTALVLQGGGALGAYQAGVYEALAGTELQPDWIAGISIGAINAAIIAGNPPERRVERLRTFWRRISGELQFRLDSPHGFARRAFNEASAMYAASFGAPGFFTPRFVPLPPEWPAELGQLSYYDTAPLRTTLLELVDFDLLNRGPIRFSVGAVNVLDGNFAYFDNREQTIGPEHVMASGALPPGFPPVKIGDEWFWDGGLVSNTPLQYVLDARPPCELTVFQVDLFSSRGVVPRTMADIAQREKDIRFSSRTRLNTDQSKKLQKLHAAARRLAKRLPQELRDDADLRLLLNHDPEGSVAIMHLINRCASYESASKDYEFSRMTVEEHWADGHEDAAYSLAHPDWVNRGHADDTITTFDLAGDRPRQTGTAGANLGECA, from the coding sequence ATGCCTCACGCCCATGACCAGCACCCGCCCCAGACCGCGCTCGTGCTGCAAGGGGGCGGCGCGTTGGGCGCCTACCAGGCCGGAGTCTACGAAGCGCTCGCCGGCACCGAACTCCAGCCCGATTGGATCGCCGGCATCTCGATTGGCGCCATCAATGCCGCGATCATTGCCGGCAATCCCCCCGAGCGACGCGTCGAGCGCCTCCGCACCTTCTGGCGCCGGATCTCCGGCGAGCTGCAGTTTCGTCTCGACAGCCCGCACGGCTTCGCCCGCCGCGCCTTCAACGAGGCCTCGGCGATGTACGCTGCCAGCTTCGGCGCGCCCGGCTTCTTCACGCCTCGCTTCGTGCCGCTGCCGCCCGAGTGGCCGGCCGAGCTGGGCCAGCTGAGCTACTACGACACCGCGCCCTTGCGGACGACCCTGCTGGAGCTTGTCGACTTCGACCTGCTGAACCGCGGTCCGATCCGCTTCAGCGTTGGCGCGGTGAACGTGCTCGACGGCAACTTCGCCTACTTCGACAATCGGGAGCAGACGATCGGGCCAGAGCACGTCATGGCGTCTGGCGCACTACCGCCGGGGTTCCCGCCGGTAAAGATCGGCGACGAGTGGTTCTGGGATGGTGGCCTCGTCTCCAACACCCCGCTGCAATACGTGCTCGACGCCCGCCCGCCCTGCGAGCTGACCGTGTTCCAGGTCGACCTGTTCAGCTCGCGCGGGGTGGTGCCGCGGACAATGGCCGACATCGCCCAGCGCGAAAAGGACATCCGCTTTTCCAGCCGCACGCGCCTCAACACCGACCAATCCAAGAAGCTGCAGAAGCTCCACGCCGCAGCGCGGCGCCTCGCCAAGCGCTTGCCGCAAGAGCTGCGGGACGATGCCGACCTGCGGCTGCTGCTGAACCACGATCCCGAAGGCTCGGTCGCAATCATGCACCTCATTAACCGCTGCGCTTCTTATGAGAGCGCGTCCAAGGACTACGAGTTCTCGCGCATGACGGTGGAGGAGCACTGGGCCGACGGGCACGAGGACGCAGCCTACTCGCTCGCCCATCCCGACTGGGTAAACCGCGGCCATGCCGACGACACCATCACCACCTTCGACCTTGCCGGCGACCGCCCGCGCCAGACCGGTACGGCCGGCGCTAACCTAGGAGAATGCGCATGA
- a CDS encoding [protein-PII] uridylyltransferase — MHVIRIPSPRAVIDRRGLTTRIATLVEELGAAKARKEIVPILRDALAQGREEIARRLVEKPSAGHEVAEAQAFLVDQILRVIHDHVTTHVYPAGNRSKGERLTIAAVGGYGRGEMAPHSDVDIAFLTPIRSTAWCEQVIEAMLYFLWDLGLKIGQSSRSIDEMVRMCKSDLTIRTAMLEARYVWGDQDLFEEARQRFWKDVVGGTERQFVTEKLAEREARHKRMGDSRYVVEPNVKEGKGSLRDLHTLYWIGKYIHKVRSTAELVDVGLLSQKEYRAFRRAENFFWAVRCHLHAITKRAEDRLTFDLQREVAARMNYADRPGKSAVERFMQYFFLQAKVVGNLTGVFLAQLDEQFAQRPARGLLANFRARTRTVKGYKVFGGRLRAPSDSWFAEDPLRLLEIFVIADREGLEIHPETLRQIGHDIVFIRDDLRRDPRANALFLELLTSRRDPEKALRAFNEAGVFGRFVTEFGRVNAQMQFDMYHHYTVDEHTIRAIGLLARFERGELKDDHPLAHEIIGKVRSRRALYVAVLLHDIAKGRGGDHSVLGAEIACRLCPRFGLDEEETELVAWLVRQHLIMSATAFKRDLSDGKTIADFVALVQSLDRLRQLMLLTVVDIRAVGPGTWNSWKRQLIGDLYGAAEERLRLGHAEYGREKRIAAKRAAVDARLGAESELIEAIGKHFGDAYWIAEADDVIAKNLAQYQASGEEPLSIQTEFYPARGATLVTVIAADHPGLFYRIAGGIHLAGGNIIDARIHTTRTGRAVDNFLVQDPIGRPFREEGQLERLRTSIENALANRVQLLPQLHARPDARPRADAFEVRPRVLVDNKASNRFTVVEVNARDRPALLNRLAYTLFDARLMVHSAHIATYGERAADTFYVTDLLGEKLESAARIKTLETRLLEAASEAAGVAVAA, encoded by the coding sequence ATGCACGTGATCCGCATCCCCTCGCCACGCGCGGTGATCGACCGCCGCGGTCTCACCACCCGCATAGCCACGCTGGTGGAGGAGCTCGGGGCGGCCAAGGCCCGCAAGGAGATCGTGCCGATCCTGCGCGATGCTCTGGCTCAAGGCCGCGAGGAGATCGCGCGCCGCCTAGTCGAGAAGCCGAGCGCCGGCCACGAAGTCGCCGAGGCGCAGGCCTTCCTGGTCGACCAGATCCTGCGTGTGATTCACGATCACGTCACCACCCACGTCTACCCGGCCGGCAACCGCTCCAAGGGTGAGCGGCTCACGATCGCAGCCGTCGGCGGCTATGGCCGCGGCGAGATGGCGCCGCACTCGGACGTCGATATCGCCTTCCTCACCCCGATCCGCTCGACAGCCTGGTGCGAGCAGGTGATCGAGGCGATGCTCTATTTCCTGTGGGATCTCGGCCTCAAGATCGGCCAGTCCAGCCGCTCGATCGACGAGATGGTGCGCATGTGCAAATCGGACCTGACGATCCGCACCGCCATGTTGGAAGCCCGCTACGTCTGGGGCGACCAGGACTTGTTCGAGGAGGCACGCCAACGCTTCTGGAAGGACGTGGTCGGCGGCACCGAGCGCCAGTTCGTGACCGAGAAGCTGGCCGAGCGCGAGGCGCGGCACAAGCGCATGGGCGACAGCCGCTATGTGGTCGAGCCCAATGTTAAGGAGGGCAAGGGCTCCTTGCGCGACCTCCACACGCTCTACTGGATCGGCAAGTACATCCACAAGGTGCGTTCCACTGCCGAGCTGGTCGACGTCGGGCTGCTGAGCCAGAAGGAATACCGTGCCTTCCGACGCGCCGAGAACTTCTTCTGGGCGGTGCGCTGCCACTTGCACGCCATCACCAAGCGCGCCGAAGATCGCCTGACCTTCGACCTCCAGCGCGAGGTGGCGGCGCGGATGAACTACGCCGACCGCCCCGGCAAGAGCGCCGTCGAGCGGTTCATGCAGTACTTCTTCCTGCAGGCCAAAGTGGTCGGCAACTTGACCGGCGTGTTCCTGGCGCAGCTGGACGAGCAGTTCGCGCAGCGGCCGGCTCGCGGCCTGCTCGCCAACTTCCGCGCGCGGACCCGCACGGTGAAGGGCTACAAAGTCTTCGGCGGCCGCCTGCGCGCGCCGTCCGACAGCTGGTTTGCCGAGGACCCGCTGCGGCTCCTCGAGATCTTCGTCATAGCCGACCGGGAGGGCCTGGAAATCCATCCGGAAACGCTGCGCCAGATCGGACACGACATCGTCTTCATCCGCGACGATCTGCGCCGCGACCCGCGCGCCAACGCGCTGTTCCTGGAGCTGCTGACCAGCCGCCGCGATCCGGAGAAGGCGCTTCGTGCGTTCAACGAGGCCGGCGTGTTCGGCCGCTTCGTTACCGAGTTCGGCCGCGTCAATGCGCAGATGCAGTTCGACATGTACCACCACTACACGGTGGACGAGCACACCATCCGCGCCATCGGCCTGCTCGCCCGCTTCGAGCGCGGCGAGCTGAAGGACGATCATCCGCTTGCGCATGAGATCATCGGCAAGGTCCGCAGCCGGCGCGCGCTCTATGTCGCGGTGCTGCTGCATGACATCGCCAAGGGGCGCGGCGGCGACCACTCCGTACTCGGCGCCGAGATCGCTTGTCGGCTGTGCCCGCGCTTCGGCCTCGACGAGGAGGAAACCGAGCTGGTCGCCTGGTTGGTGCGCCAGCACCTGATCATGAGCGCCACCGCGTTCAAGCGCGACTTGTCCGACGGCAAGACCATCGCCGACTTCGTGGCGCTGGTGCAGTCGCTCGATCGCCTGCGCCAGCTCATGCTGCTGACCGTCGTCGACATTCGCGCGGTTGGGCCTGGCACCTGGAACAGCTGGAAGCGCCAGCTGATCGGCGACCTCTACGGGGCTGCCGAGGAACGCCTGCGCCTGGGCCATGCCGAATACGGCCGCGAGAAGCGCATCGCCGCCAAGCGCGCCGCGGTCGACGCGAGGCTAGGCGCCGAGAGCGAGCTGATCGAGGCGATCGGCAAGCACTTCGGCGATGCCTACTGGATCGCCGAGGCCGACGATGTGATCGCCAAGAACCTCGCGCAGTACCAGGCCTCCGGCGAGGAACCGCTCTCGATCCAGACCGAGTTCTATCCGGCGCGCGGCGCTACCTTGGTGACCGTGATCGCCGCCGACCACCCCGGCCTGTTCTATCGCATTGCCGGCGGCATCCACCTGGCCGGCGGCAACATCATCGACGCGCGCATCCACACCACGCGCACCGGACGCGCGGTCGACAACTTCCTGGTGCAGGATCCGATTGGGCGACCGTTCCGCGAGGAGGGGCAGCTGGAGCGGCTGCGAACCTCTATCGAGAATGCCTTGGCCAATCGCGTTCAATTGCTCCCCCAGCTGCACGCGCGACCCGATGCGCGGCCCCGTGCCGACGCCTTCGAGGTGCGCCCGCGCGTGCTGGTGGACAACAAGGCCTCGAACCGGTTCACCGTAGTCGAAGTCAACGCGCGCGACCGGCCCGCGCTGCTCAACCGCCTGGCCTATACCTTGTTCGATGCGCGGCTGATGGTGCATTCGGCGCACATTGCGACGTATGGTGAGCGCGCGGCGGATACCTTTTACGTGACCGACCTCCTTGGCGAAAAGCTGGAGTCGGCAGCGCGCATCAAAACGCTGGAAACGCGATTGCTGGAGGCGGCGAGCGAGGCCGCCGGCGTGGCCGTGGCGGCTTAG
- the lgt gene encoding prolipoprotein diacylglyceryl transferase: MPEGAPVPPRVPRLSKVTARLLILSAAAATAHEPIYWVNLGLKNGIDLGFFTLRFYSLAYLAGIVLGYWHLGRMIKAPGAPMAQRHADDLFFYCTLGIILGGRLGYATFYTGGDTGIPSLWLHPGELLSLWHGGMSFHGGLIGVILAIAWVSWRGQLNFIRVADYIAVCVPFGMMFGRLANFVNGELWGRVAGPDVPWAMVFPDAGPLPRHPSQLYEAALEGALLIVVMLLLFWKTRARYRPGLMVGVFATGIALARFSVEFFREPDAQLQSFAMRTGLSMGQWLTIPLMILGLAMVARALVKPALGRGRPVIT, from the coding sequence ATGCCAGAAGGCGCGCCGGTGCCGCCAAGGGTGCCGCGCCTATCGAAAGTGACCGCCCGCTTGCTGATCCTGTCCGCCGCCGCCGCTACGGCCCATGAGCCGATCTACTGGGTCAACTTGGGGCTTAAGAACGGCATCGACCTGGGTTTTTTCACGCTTCGGTTCTACTCGCTGGCGTACCTGGCGGGCATCGTGCTGGGCTACTGGCACCTGGGCCGCATGATCAAGGCGCCAGGCGCACCGATGGCGCAGCGCCATGCCGACGACCTGTTCTTCTACTGCACGCTGGGCATCATCCTGGGCGGGCGCCTGGGCTATGCGACGTTCTACACCGGCGGCGACACCGGCATCCCCAGCTTGTGGCTGCATCCGGGCGAACTGCTGTCGCTGTGGCACGGCGGCATGAGCTTCCACGGCGGGCTGATCGGCGTCATTCTGGCGATCGCCTGGGTCTCGTGGCGCGGGCAGCTGAACTTCATCCGCGTGGCCGACTACATCGCCGTCTGCGTACCTTTCGGCATGATGTTCGGGCGCCTCGCCAACTTCGTCAATGGCGAGCTGTGGGGCCGCGTTGCCGGACCCGATGTGCCTTGGGCCATGGTCTTCCCCGATGCCGGTCCGCTGCCGCGGCACCCCAGCCAGCTCTACGAGGCGGCGCTGGAAGGCGCGCTGCTGATCGTGGTCATGCTGCTGCTGTTCTGGAAGACGCGCGCGCGCTACCGTCCAGGCCTGATGGTCGGCGTGTTTGCGACCGGCATCGCGCTGGCCCGCTTCAGCGTCGAGTTCTTCCGTGAGCCCGATGCCCAGCTGCAGAGCTTCGCCATGCGCACCGGCCTGTCGATGGGCCAGTGGCTGACGATCCCGCTGATGATCCTGGGCCTGGCGATGGTGGCGCGCGCCCTGGTCAAGCCGGCGCTCGGCAGAGGACGCCCGGTCATCACATGA
- a CDS encoding class I SAM-dependent methyltransferase: protein MSRLADDAGEPLTAIFQRLIANTGPISVQYFMGESNARYYASRDPLGDAGDFITAPEISQMFGELVGLWLADIWLRAGSPEPVHYVELGPGRGTLARDALRSAAKFGLVPQVQFVEGSAALKALQVEAVPQAVWHADLSTLPTSGPILLVANEFLDALPIRQLVKATGGWRERMVAVHEGAFVGLAGERPMDVAVPETLREAESGTLIETCPGAAAAVYEVAGRLVEQGGAALFIDYGHDAVRTGSTLQALRAHRKVDAFAHPGEADLTAHVDFATLANVALSRGCRWLGTVQQGDWLRALGIEARAQSLAQFAPEHADAIAAARDRLIGEDEMGALFKVMGLASPAWPDGAGF, encoded by the coding sequence ATGAGCCGCCTCGCCGATGATGCGGGCGAGCCGCTGACGGCGATCTTCCAGCGCCTGATCGCCAACACCGGCCCGATCAGCGTCCAGTACTTCATGGGCGAGTCCAACGCCCGCTACTACGCCTCGCGCGATCCGCTGGGTGATGCGGGCGACTTCATCACCGCGCCAGAGATCAGCCAGATGTTCGGAGAGCTGGTCGGCCTGTGGCTGGCCGACATCTGGCTGCGTGCCGGCAGTCCCGAGCCCGTGCACTACGTCGAGTTGGGCCCGGGCCGCGGCACCCTGGCGCGCGACGCCCTGCGATCGGCGGCCAAGTTCGGGCTGGTACCGCAAGTTCAGTTCGTCGAAGGTTCTGCAGCGCTCAAGGCGCTGCAGGTGGAGGCGGTGCCGCAGGCGGTATGGCACGCCGACCTCTCGACCCTGCCCACCAGCGGGCCCATCCTGCTGGTCGCCAACGAGTTCTTGGACGCGCTGCCGATCCGCCAGCTGGTCAAGGCGACCGGAGGCTGGCGCGAGCGAATGGTGGCGGTGCACGAAGGCGCATTCGTCGGCCTCGCTGGAGAGCGCCCGATGGATGTCGCGGTTCCGGAAACTCTGCGTGAGGCCGAGTCGGGCACCTTGATCGAGACATGTCCTGGCGCCGCCGCCGCCGTCTACGAAGTGGCCGGCCGACTGGTCGAGCAGGGCGGCGCCGCGCTGTTCATCGACTATGGCCATGACGCGGTGCGCACCGGATCGACGCTGCAGGCCTTGCGCGCGCACCGGAAGGTCGACGCCTTTGCGCACCCAGGCGAGGCGGACCTCACCGCCCACGTCGACTTCGCCACGCTCGCCAACGTGGCTCTATCCCGCGGCTGCCGCTGGCTCGGCACGGTGCAGCAGGGCGATTGGCTGCGCGCGCTGGGGATCGAGGCACGCGCCCAGAGCCTCGCGCAGTTCGCGCCCGAGCACGCCGATGCTATAGCGGCCGCTAGGGACCGGTTGATTGGGGAAGACGAGATGGGGGCGCTGTTCAAGGTGATGGGGCTGGCTTCGCCCGCCTGGCCCGATGGAGCGGGCTTCTGA
- a CDS encoding bifunctional UDP-sugar hydrolase/5'-nucleotidase encodes MNSLSKRSAPLLLASMLAACATPQAPRQTPAATAQAPIEIGVVAINDFHGALEPPKQSVNLIDPDGTVTGVPAGGAAWLASAVDAIKAEHPNHVVVAAGDLTSASQLASSLYLDEPAVGVMNRIGLEFNAVGNHEFDRGSAELLRLQNGGCAKNTRHEPCRLEQFKGASYKYLSASTIKDDGQTLFPGTGLKTFDTPAGKITLGFIGLSLRTVPALVSPDALKGLRFEDEADTINALVPKLKAQGADAVVVLIHQGGKTPDFNDVSGCNQFTGDINPILDRLKPGVDVVVSGHTHWPYVCERAGPDPSHPILLTSAGVYGELVTDITLNFDPKTHALIAKKARNVIVQSQPYTGSRGAIPNTDRVPRFAPKPEVATYVKRYVDDVVKETSRLAGHLSGPAIKTEGDGSWRGGPLGYLIADSQLGATRKLGAQVAFTNPFGVRTSLTPAADGTVTFGQLYAVQPFNNELVVQTMTGAQILALIENGLDDQNTQQVIAPSANMRYSYDMRRPSGHRVVSLTLDGKPLVPAAKYRVASNSFLSEGGDFFVQFTQATDKVRAGIDVDAMEAWLTAVPMRQVPNDGRVTEIK; translated from the coding sequence ATGAATTCCCTTAGCAAGCGCAGCGCACCGCTGCTTCTCGCCTCGATGCTCGCCGCCTGTGCGACCCCGCAGGCACCTCGCCAAACACCGGCCGCTACGGCGCAAGCTCCGATCGAGATCGGCGTCGTCGCGATCAACGACTTCCACGGCGCGCTGGAGCCGCCCAAGCAGTCGGTAAACCTGATCGATCCCGACGGCACCGTGACCGGCGTGCCGGCGGGTGGCGCAGCCTGGCTGGCTTCGGCCGTGGACGCGATCAAGGCCGAGCATCCCAATCATGTCGTCGTCGCCGCGGGCGATCTCACCAGCGCCTCGCAGCTCGCCTCCTCGCTCTACCTTGACGAGCCGGCGGTCGGCGTGATGAACCGCATCGGGCTGGAGTTCAACGCCGTCGGCAATCACGAGTTCGACCGTGGCTCGGCCGAACTGCTGCGCCTGCAGAACGGCGGCTGCGCGAAGAACACCCGGCACGAGCCCTGCCGCCTCGAGCAATTCAAGGGCGCCAGCTACAAGTACCTCTCGGCCAGCACCATTAAGGACGACGGGCAGACGCTGTTCCCCGGCACAGGGCTGAAGACCTTCGACACGCCGGCCGGCAAGATCACGCTGGGCTTCATCGGCCTGTCGCTGCGCACGGTACCGGCGCTGGTTTCGCCGGACGCGTTGAAGGGCCTGCGCTTCGAGGACGAGGCGGACACCATCAATGCGCTGGTGCCCAAGCTGAAGGCCCAGGGCGCCGATGCGGTCGTGGTGCTGATCCATCAGGGCGGCAAGACGCCGGACTTCAACGACGTCAGCGGCTGCAACCAGTTCACCGGTGACATCAACCCGATCCTCGATCGGCTGAAGCCTGGCGTGGACGTGGTCGTCTCCGGCCACACGCATTGGCCCTATGTCTGCGAGCGGGCAGGGCCTGATCCCTCGCACCCGATCCTGCTGACCAGCGCCGGCGTCTACGGCGAGCTCGTCACCGACATCACGCTGAATTTCGATCCCAAGACCCACGCGCTGATCGCCAAGAAAGCGCGCAACGTGATCGTGCAGTCGCAGCCTTACACCGGCTCGCGCGGGGCAATCCCCAACACCGACCGCGTGCCCCGCTTCGCACCCAAGCCGGAGGTCGCCACTTACGTGAAGCGCTACGTCGATGACGTGGTGAAGGAAACTTCGCGCCTCGCCGGCCACTTGTCGGGCCCGGCGATCAAGACCGAGGGCGACGGCAGCTGGCGCGGCGGTCCGCTCGGCTACCTGATCGCCGACAGCCAGCTGGGCGCCACGCGCAAGCTGGGTGCGCAAGTGGCGTTCACCAACCCGTTCGGCGTGCGCACTTCGCTGACGCCCGCGGCCGATGGCACGGTGACCTTCGGCCAGCTCTACGCGGTGCAGCCGTTCAACAACGAGCTGGTGGTGCAAACGATGACCGGCGCGCAGATCCTGGCTCTGATCGAGAACGGCCTGGACGACCAGAACACTCAGCAGGTGATCGCGCCCTCTGCCAACATGCGCTACAGCTACGATATGCGCCGCCCCTCCGGACACCGCGTGGTATCGTTGACACTGGACGGCAAGCCGCTGGTGCCAGCTGCCAAGTATCGCGTGGCCAGCAACAGCTTCCTCTCGGAGGGCGGTGACTTCTTCGTGCAGTTCACGCAGGCCACCGACAAGGTGCGCGCTGGGATCGACGTGGATGCAATGGAGGCCTGGCTGACTGCGGTGCCTATGCGCCAGGTTCCCAATGATGGTCGGGTGACGGAGATCAAGTAG
- a CDS encoding metallopeptidase family protein, producing MAKAPDAAALEALAHEAFARIPEPFARHLEGIRVLVEEFADDETLAAVGLNDPWELSGVYQGYAMDKESVWSSGHMPPVIRLFRQPLLAEWCETGVALGDLVTHVVVHEVGHHFGLTDEQMHALEAGA from the coding sequence ATGGCCAAGGCGCCCGACGCGGCCGCGCTGGAGGCCCTGGCGCACGAGGCCTTCGCGCGCATTCCCGAGCCGTTCGCCCGGCACCTCGAGGGCATCCGCGTGCTGGTCGAGGAGTTTGCCGATGACGAGACGCTGGCTGCCGTCGGGCTCAACGATCCGTGGGAGCTATCGGGCGTCTACCAGGGCTATGCGATGGACAAAGAGTCGGTCTGGTCGTCGGGGCACATGCCGCCGGTGATCCGGTTGTTCCGTCAGCCCCTGCTGGCCGAGTGGTGCGAGACGGGCGTGGCGCTGGGCGATCTGGTCACGCATGTGGTGGTGCATGAGGTCGGGCACCACTTCGGCCTCACCGACGAGCAGATGCATGCGCTGGAGGCAGGAGCTTAG